The sequence below is a genomic window from Microbacterium sp. SORGH_AS_0888.
ATGGTCATCTCCCGCGGCATCGTCGGCCGGCGCACGGTCGCCGGCGAGGCGCGCGACACCATCGCGTCGCCGCTGCACAAGGACGTCTTCGACCTGCGGACCGGCGCCTGCTACACGTCGTCCGACTACGTGTTGCCGGTCTGGCGCGCCCGGGTCCATGAGGGGCGCGTGCAGATCGCGCCGCCGGCCGAGCTCGTGCTGGCCTCGCACGGCACCCGCAGCGCCGAGGGTGCGGCGGCGATCTCCGCGCTCACCCGGGCGGTGCGGGCGGAGCTGGCCGGACACGCCGTGCACGACTGCTTCGTCGATGTGCAGGACCCGGATGTGCCGACCGTGCTCGAGGGCGTGGATGCCGACGCCGTCGTCGTGCCGCTGCTGCTGTCCGCGGGGTACCACGTGCACGTCGATCTGGCCGACGCCGCCTCCGGCCACGGCGCGGCTGTCGTGACGCGGGCGCTCGGACCCGACGCCGCCCTGGTCGACGTGCTCGTGCGCCGGCTGCGCGAAGCGGGCTGGGAGGCGACCGACGCGGTCGTGCTCGCCGCCGCGGGCTCCTCGGATCCGCGGGCGGTCGAGGACTGCCGCCGCGCCGCCGCGATGCTGGGCGAGGCGCTCGGCACGGACGTGCTCACCGGGTTCGTGTCGGGGTCCCTGCCGCGGCTCGGCACCGCGATCGCCGAGGCCCGCTCCGGTGGGTCGCGCGTGGCCCTCGCGAGCTATCTCCTGGCGCCGGGAACGTTCCACGGGGAGCTCCTGGCGAGCGGGGCCGACGTCGTGTCGGCGCCGCTGCTGGCGGACGACGAGCCGCCCGCCGAGCTCGTACGGCTGGTGCGGCAGCGCCATGCGGAGGGGCTCGCATCCCTCACCCCCGGGTCGTTCGCCCGGTGAGACGCGGCCTTCGACACGAGACGCGGTGTGTGGACGCGTCTCGTGTCGAAGCCGTTCAGTGTGGTGGTGGTGTTCGGGGTCAGTGTGCGTTTTGGCGGGCTTGCCAGCCGGTGCGGACCATGTCGTCGAGGGTGTGGCGCATTTTCCAGTCGAGGTCGCGGGTGGCGAGGTCGCCGGTGGCGACGATGCGGTCGGGGTCGCCGGGGCGGCGGGGTCCGATCTTGGGGGTGAAGGGGATGCCGGTGACGCGGGCCATGGCGTCCATGATCTCGCGGACGCTGAGGCCGTTTTGGGAGCCGAGGTTGTAGGCGGCTTCGATGGGTGCGCCGGATTGGAGGCGTTGTGCGGCGACGACGTGGGCGGCGGCGATGTCGCCGACGTGGACGTAGTCGCGGACGTTGGTGCCGTCGGGGGTGTTGTAGTCGTCGCCGTTGATCTGGGGGGTTTCGCCGGCGAGGAGTTTCTCGAACACGATGGGGAACAGGTTGTGGGGGCTGGTGTCGTAGACGGTGGGGTCGGCGGAGCCGACGACGTTGAAGTAGCGCAGGGATGTGTGGCGTAGCGGGTGGGGGGTGTCGGTGGTGGCGGTTGCTTGGTCGCGGATGAGCCATTCGCCGATGAGTTTGGATTCGCCGTAGGGGGAGGCGGGTCGTTTGGGGAGGTCTTCGGTGACGAGGGGGACGTCGGGGGTGCCGTAGACGGCGGCGGAGGAGGAGAAGACGATGTTGTGCACTCCGGTCTCGGCCATGGCGGCGAGCACGGTGCGTGTGCCTTCGACGTTCTGTTCGTAGGTGTGGAGGGGGCGTTGTACGGAGACGCCGGCGTATTTGAAGCCGGCGACGTGGATGACGCCGGTGACGTCGTGGTCGCGGAGGGTGGTGGTGAGCAGGTCGCGGTCCAGGATCGTGCCGTGGGTGAAGGGGACGCCGTCGGGGACGAAGTTGGCGTGGCCGCTGGAGAGGTCGTCGATGACGACCGGGGGAAGGCCCGCCGAAGCGAGGGCCCGGACGATGTGCGCACCGATGTAGCCGGCACCGCCGGTGACAAGCCAGGTCATGCCTACATCCTCCCAGGTTCGAGAGGGCTGCCCGTGCCCCGTCGTGCCGGGGTTGTGTGCCGTCGTGCGGGGATCGTGTCCGACACGCCGCCGCACGGGCAGGGAACACGGCGTGTCGGCGACGATCCCCGCGGGAGCGGATATCGACGATCCCCGCGGGAGCGGATATCGACGATCCCCGCGGGAGCGGATGTCGGCGAACGGCCGGATGCGGTGGGCCTACGCTCGGGGCATGCGTCGTGTCGTGCTCGCCCCCGACAGCTTCAAGGGGTCGATCCGAGCGGCGGATGCCGCATCCGCCCTCGCGACGGGCTGGCGGGAGGTCGACCCGACCGCCGACCTCGTGCTGCGTCCGATGGCGGACGGCGGCGAGGGCACGCTCGACGCGTTCGCCGCGGCTGTTCCGGGCGCGCGGCGCATGCCGGTCGTCGTCTCGCCGCCCTGGGGGGACTCGCGCGACGGCGTCGACGCGGCGTGGCTGCTCCTGCCGCCGACGCCCGACGCGCCGCGGGGGACGGGTGTGGTCGAGCTGGCCTCGACATCCGGGATCGAGCTCTTCGGGGACCGGCGTGAGCCGTGGCATGCCTCGACCGTGGGGTTCGGGGAGGCCATCGATGCCGCGCTGACCGCCGGGGTCTCACGCCTCGTGCTCGCGATCGGGTCGAGTGCATCGACCGATGGCGGGGCGGGGATGCTGGCGGCCTTGGGCGCGCGATTCACGACCGAGGGGGACGTCCCCGCGTCGCTGCGGTCGGGCGCGGTCGGGCTGCGGCGGATGACGGGCGTCGATCTGTCGGGACTGCGTCCGCTGCCCCCGGGCGGCGCGACGGTGCTCACGGATGTCGCGGCGCCGCTGTGCGGTCCCGCGGGGGCGGCGGCGGTCTTCGGGCCGCAGAAGGGGTTCGGGCGCGTCGACATCCCGGAGATCGATGCGATCCTCGCCCGTTACGCGGCTCTCTTCGAGGTCGATCCCGCGACGCCCGGCGCGGGGGCCGCGGGCGGCACGGGGTTCGGGCTGCTGGCCTGGGGGGCGTCCCTCGTGCCCGGGGCGGCCGAGGTCGCGCGGCTCATCGGGCTCGCGGATGCCGTCGCCGCGGCCTCCCTCGTCGTCACCGGGGAGGGGGCCTTCGACGGACAGTCCGCCGCAGGCAAGGCTCCGGCCTATGTGTCGGCCGTCGCGGCCGCGCTCGGTGTCCCGGCGGCGCTCGTCGCCGGGAGGATCGACCCGCGTGCCGACACGACGGCGTTTGCGGCATCCGTCTCGCTCACCGAGCTCGCGCGCGCCGCCCTGCCCGGGTCAGCCGGCGCGCCGCCCGGCCCGGCCTCGATCGCGCCCGCGCTCGGGCCGGCCGAGGCCGCGCTGGCCGACCCCGCCCGCTGGCTGCGCGCCGCCGGAGCCGCTCTCGCCCGCGCCCTCAGCTGACCCGCCCCGCCGACCACCGGCTGACCCGCCCCAGCATGTCCCACTTCTAACCGGGTGATGTCCCACTTTCGACCGGATGGGGCGTTCCCCAGCGGTTGAAAGTGGGACATGGTGGGTGGGGGTGGGACATGGGGGGGTGAGGGGGAGGAGGGGTCAGGCGCCGCCGAGAGCCGCGCTCACGACCTCGCGCGCCTGCTCCTGAACCTGGCGCAGGTGCCCTTCGCCGCGCAGCGACTCCGCGTACAGCTTGTACACGTCCTCGGTGCCCGAAGGGCGCGCGGCGAACCACGCATCGGCGGTGACGACCTTGAGCCCGCCGATCGCCGCGCCGTTGCCCGGGGCGTGCGACAGCTTCGCCGTGATCTCCTCGCCGGCGAGCTCCGTCGCGGTCACGGCCTCCGGCGAGAGCTTCGCGAGCGCCGCCTTCTGGGCCGGGGACGCGGGTGCGTCGACGCGCTGATAGACCGAGGCGCCGTAGGTGTCCTCGAGCTCCGCGTAACGCTGCGAGGGCGTCTTGCCGGTGACCGCGAGGATCTCTGCCGCGAGCAGGCACAGCAGGATGCCGTCCTTGTCGGTGGTCCACACCGAGCCGTCCATGCGCAGGAACGATGCCCCCGCCGACTCCTCGCCGCCGAACGCGACGGACCCGTCGAGCAGCCCGGGCACGAACCACTTGAAGCCGACCGGGACCTCGTAGAGCGGGCGTCCGAGAGCCTCGACCACGCGGTCGATGATCATCGACGACACGAGCGTCTTGCCGACGGCGGCGTCGGCGGGCCAGCCCTCGCGGTGCGAGAAGAGGTAGTCGATCGCGACCGCGAGATAGTGGTTCGGGTTCATGAGTCCGGCATCCGGGGTCACGATTCCGTGGCGGTCGGCATCCGCGTCGTTGCCGGTGAGGATGTCGTACTCGTCGCGGCGCGCGACGAGCGCGGCCATCGCGGAGGGCGAGGACGGGTCCATGCGGATCTTCTCGTCCCAGTCGAGCGTCATGAAACGCCAGGTGGGGTCGACATCCGGGTTCACGACCGTGAGATCGAGTCCGTAGTGCTCCGCGATGAGCGCCCAGTACTCGACCGACGCCCCGCCCAGCGGGTCGGCGCCGATGCGGATGCCCGCCTTCTTGATCGCGGCGATGTTGATGATCGAGTCGAGGTCGCGCACGTACGCCTCGCGGAAGTCGTACTCGCCGAGCGCATCGCCGTCGATGTCGGCGTAGCGGGTGCGGGCGACGCCCTCGAGGCCGCCGGCGATGAGCGCGTTGGCGCGGTCCGCGATCCATGAGGTGGCGTCGGTGTCGGCCGGTCCGCCGTGCGGCGGGTTGTACTTGAAGCCGCCGTCGCGGGGCGGGTTGTGCGATGGGGTCACGACGATGCCGTCCGCGCGTCCGGGGTCGGTGGTGTCGCGGTCACGGTTGTAGGTGAGGATCGCGTGGCTGAGCGCGGGGGTGGGCACCCACGAGTCGCGCGCGTCGACGCGCACGTCGACGCCGTTCGCGACGAGCACCTCGATCGCGGTGCGCTCGGCGGGCAGCGACAGGCCGTGAGTGTCGCGGCCGAGGAAGAGGGGACCGGCGATGCCCTGGGCATTGCGGTAGTCGACGATCGCCTGGGTGGTGGCGAGGATGTGGTCCTCGTTGAAGCTCGTGGACAGCGACGAGCCGCGGTGGCCGCTCGTGCCGAACACCACCCGCTGCTCCGGCACGGCCGCATCCGGTTTGCGGTCGTAGTAGGCGGCGATGAGGTCGTCGATGTCGATGAGATCGGATGCTTCGGCGGGCTGTCCTGCGCGGCTCATGCGCCTAGTCTGCCCTGCCGCGGGGAATCTTTCCCGCCCGAGGGCGCATCCCCGCCGATCAACGGCTGCTCTCGGTGCCCTCGTGCTCTCGGAGGCCCGGGTTCGACCGGGGCAGGACCCGGACAATCGATGCGCGAGCCCTCGATCTCCTCGTGCTCCGGCGGCCGCCGTCGCCAGGTGCCCGGGCCTACCCATATCTGTGTTTCTGCTCCCTCGCCCGGCAGCGACCCGGTCTAGGCTGAGTGCCCGTGAGCACACCCGACGCCGCCCGCCGCACCTACAGCTACCTGGGGCCGGCGGGGACCTTCACCGAGGCGGCGCTCGCGCAGGTGCCCGAGGCGCGTGACCAGGTCTGGAAGCCCGTCAACAACGTCGCCGAGGCGTTGACCGATGTCGTCGAGGGGCGCTCGGATGCGGCGATGATCGCGATCGAGAACTCGGTCGACGGAGGCGTGTCCACCGCGCAGGACGCGCTGGCGACCATGCCGGGTCTGCGGATCGTGGGCGAGTACCTGGTCCCTGTGAGCTTCGTGCTCGTCGCCCGGCCCGGTACGACGCTCGCCGACGTGAACCTCGTCGCCGCACACCCCGTCGCGTACGCGCAGTGCCTGCGGTGGCTCTCGCGTGAGCTTCCCGGCCACGCGCACCTGCCCGCCTCGAGCAACGTGGCGAGCGCGGTCGGCCTGCTGGACGGCACGAGCGATGCGGATGCCGCGATCGCGCCCCCCGGCATCCTCGAGCATCACGATCTGCGGCTGCTCGCCTCGGACATCGGCGACAACAAGCACGCGGTCACGCGGTTCGTGCTGGTCGAGCGCACCGTCGCGCCGCCGCCGCCGACCGGGGCCGACAAGACCTCCCTCATCGTCGAGCTGCCGAGCGAGAACCCGGGCGCGCTGCTGGAGATGCTCGAGCAGTTCGCGACGCGCGGCATCAACCTGTCCCTGCTCGCGTCGCGTCCGATCGGCGACGCGCTCGGTCGTTACCGCTTCGTGGTGGATGCCGACGGCCACATCCGTGACGAGCGGATGGCGGACGCGCTCATGGGGCTGCGCCGGTTCAGCCCGAAGGTGATCTTCCTCGGCTCGTACCCGCGCGCCGACCGGGCTATCGTGCGCTACAACGACCGCTACAGCGACGACGTGTTCGTCGAGGCGCGCGACTGGCTGCGCGGCCTGCTGAGCGGCGAGCCCGAGACCTGACCCTCCGCTCGCCGGGTGCTTGACCGCGAGACCAGTCTCGCGCGCCGAGACCAGTGGGTTACTCGCCGGTCTCGGCGCCCCGGACTGGTCTCGCGGTCAGGCGGCGGGGGAGAGCGCGGCGGCGAGGAGGGCGAGCGTCTGGGTGCGGCCCGGCGAGGACGACAGCGGCTCATCGGCGTAGGACGCGGCCACCGGCGCGATCATGATCTCGTCGACGCCGTGCCGGGTGGCGAACTCCCGCAGCCGTGAGGCCGTCTCATCGGGTGCGCCGACGAACCACCGCTCGCGCGCCCATGCGGCCATCGGCCCGCCCAGCCCGTCGTCGGCTTCCGCCTCACGCGCCTGCTCGACCGTCTCGAGCGGCACGAGCGGGCGATTGCCGCGCAGCCGCGCCATCATCCGGATCTGCGGCAGCGCGCGCTCCTCAGCCTCTTCACGGGTCGGTGCGGCGACCGCGTTCGCGGTGAGGAAGGTCACCGGCTCCGGATGGGCGGGGCTCGGCCGGTACTGCTCGCGATAGAGCGCGAGCGCCCGTTCCAGCCCGTCCCCGGAGAAGTGGTTCGCGAAAACATAGGGCAACCCGAGGGATGCCGCGAGCTGCGCCGAGTAGTCGCTCGAGCCGAGCAGCCAGACTTCCGGGGCGGGCCCGGGCGCCGGCGTCGCATGCACCTCGTAGGTGCCGCCGGAGGTGAACCGCACGGTCGCTCCCTCGTTCGAGCCGAGCGCGATGATGTCCTGCACGTGGTCCGGGAAGCGGCTCACGTCGCTCGTCGCGCCGGTGCGGTGCAGCAGCTGCGTGATCACGGGGTCGCTGCCGGGTGCGCGTCCGATGCCGAGGTCGATGCGGCCCGGGGCGATGGCCTCGAGGGCTGCGAACTGCTCCGCGACGATGAGCGGCGCGTGGTTGGGCAGCATGACTCCGCCGGATCCCACTCGGATGCGGGAGGTCCGGGTGGCCGCCGCGGCGATCAGCACGGGCGGGGTCGTGGAGGCGACGGCGGGCATGTTGTGGTGCTCGGCGAACCAGTACCGCCGGTAGCCCAGTTCGTCGGCGCGCTGCGCGAGGTCGAGGGATGCCGCGACCGCCTCGGCGCTGGTCTGCGCGGTGCGCACGGGCACGAGGTCGAGGACGGAGAGGGCGGGGGAGGTGCTCATCCTCTTCGGCAACCGTGCGAGCTGTGGATTGATTCCCGTGGCATCGCGCGGTCTTACGTAGGGTGGTGAGTTCTAGGAGGGGGGACTGATGCGTTGGTTCGGTGTGCTTGTGGCGGTGGTGACCGTGGTGGGGGTGATGGTGCTGGGGTTCGTGCCGACGTCGGCGGGCTTGTCCAACAATGTCGGTGCGTTGGAGTGTCGGGCCGTGCTCGCACCGATCGAGAGCGCAAGCCTGATCGGTGACACGCGCGATCAAGACCTCGTCGAGCGTTGGCTCGTCGGTGTCGGCTACAACGATCCGGGCGAGTTGCCCACGGTGGAGCAGATGACGCGTGTCGACGCGACCATCAGCGCCGTGTGCGCCGAAGCGCAGCAGACGAGATCGACGTGGATGGTGCTGATCGCGGTCTTCGGTACGGGGCTTGCGCTGGCCGCCGGGCTGCGGTCCTCCCCGAGGGGAGCGACGGGGGCAGTCCGAGAGGGAGAAGGCTGAGCATGGTCGGGTATGGCGATCTCGGAGATCTGATCCCCCGTTTCAAGCGTGCCGCGATCGACGCCTACATGCGCACGAGCCCGTCGGGCTGGCAGATCAACGGCGACACCTATGAGATCAACTCCTCCGGCGCGCACTACAAAGTGAGCCGGCCGGGCGCCGACGGTGAGGGTGGGGGGGATTGGTCCAGTGACAACTTCATCGCCAACATCTTCGTCGGGGGCGCGAAGGACGACGAGTTCCGCGAGGCGTTCGACTC
It includes:
- the galE gene encoding UDP-glucose 4-epimerase GalE, which translates into the protein MTWLVTGGAGYIGAHIVRALASAGLPPVVIDDLSSGHANFVPDGVPFTHGTILDRDLLTTTLRDHDVTGVIHVAGFKYAGVSVQRPLHTYEQNVEGTRTVLAAMAETGVHNIVFSSSAAVYGTPDVPLVTEDLPKRPASPYGESKLIGEWLIRDQATATTDTPHPLRHTSLRYFNVVGSADPTVYDTSPHNLFPIVFEKLLAGETPQINGDDYNTPDGTNVRDYVHVGDIAAAHVVAAQRLQSGAPIEAAYNLGSQNGLSVREIMDAMARVTGIPFTPKIGPRRPGDPDRIVATGDLATRDLDWKMRHTLDDMVRTGWQARQNAH
- the pgm gene encoding phosphoglucomutase (alpha-D-glucose-1,6-bisphosphate-dependent); the encoded protein is MSRAGQPAEASDLIDIDDLIAAYYDRKPDAAVPEQRVVFGTSGHRGSSLSTSFNEDHILATTQAIVDYRNAQGIAGPLFLGRDTHGLSLPAERTAIEVLVANGVDVRVDARDSWVPTPALSHAILTYNRDRDTTDPGRADGIVVTPSHNPPRDGGFKYNPPHGGPADTDATSWIADRANALIAGGLEGVARTRYADIDGDALGEYDFREAYVRDLDSIINIAAIKKAGIRIGADPLGGASVEYWALIAEHYGLDLTVVNPDVDPTWRFMTLDWDEKIRMDPSSPSAMAALVARRDEYDILTGNDADADRHGIVTPDAGLMNPNHYLAVAIDYLFSHREGWPADAAVGKTLVSSMIIDRVVEALGRPLYEVPVGFKWFVPGLLDGSVAFGGEESAGASFLRMDGSVWTTDKDGILLCLLAAEILAVTGKTPSQRYAELEDTYGASVYQRVDAPASPAQKAALAKLSPEAVTATELAGEEITAKLSHAPGNGAAIGGLKVVTADAWFAARPSGTEDVYKLYAESLRGEGHLRQVQEQAREVVSAALGGA
- a CDS encoding LLM class flavin-dependent oxidoreductase, which gives rise to MSTSPALSVLDLVPVRTAQTSAEAVAASLDLAQRADELGYRRYWFAEHHNMPAVASTTPPVLIAAAATRTSRIRVGSGGVMLPNHAPLIVAEQFAALEAIAPGRIDLGIGRAPGSDPVITQLLHRTGATSDVSRFPDHVQDIIALGSNEGATVRFTSGGTYEVHATPAPGPAPEVWLLGSSDYSAQLAASLGLPYVFANHFSGDGLERALALYREQYRPSPAHPEPVTFLTANAVAAPTREEAEERALPQIRMMARLRGNRPLVPLETVEQAREAEADDGLGGPMAAWARERWFVGAPDETASRLREFATRHGVDEIMIAPVAASYADEPLSSSPGRTQTLALLAAALSPAA
- the pheA gene encoding prephenate dehydratase — its product is MSTPDAARRTYSYLGPAGTFTEAALAQVPEARDQVWKPVNNVAEALTDVVEGRSDAAMIAIENSVDGGVSTAQDALATMPGLRIVGEYLVPVSFVLVARPGTTLADVNLVAAHPVAYAQCLRWLSRELPGHAHLPASSNVASAVGLLDGTSDADAAIAPPGILEHHDLRLLASDIGDNKHAVTRFVLVERTVAPPPPTGADKTSLIVELPSENPGALLEMLEQFATRGINLSLLASRPIGDALGRYRFVVDADGHIRDERMADALMGLRRFSPKVIFLGSYPRADRAIVRYNDRYSDDVFVEARDWLRGLLSGEPET
- a CDS encoding glycerate kinase — protein: MRRVVLAPDSFKGSIRAADAASALATGWREVDPTADLVLRPMADGGEGTLDAFAAAVPGARRMPVVVSPPWGDSRDGVDAAWLLLPPTPDAPRGTGVVELASTSGIELFGDRREPWHASTVGFGEAIDAALTAGVSRLVLAIGSSASTDGGAGMLAALGARFTTEGDVPASLRSGAVGLRRMTGVDLSGLRPLPPGGATVLTDVAAPLCGPAGAAAVFGPQKGFGRVDIPEIDAILARYAALFEVDPATPGAGAAGGTGFGLLAWGASLVPGAAEVARLIGLADAVAAASLVVTGEGAFDGQSAAGKAPAYVSAVAAALGVPAALVAGRIDPRADTTAFAASVSLTELARAALPGSAGAPPGPASIAPALGPAEAALADPARWLRAAGAALARALS
- the nirD gene encoding nitrite reductase small subunit NirD → MASAWQEVCDLAVLEPGWGRAALVGTEQVALFRSDGDQVLAVSNRDPKTGAMVISRGIVGRRTVAGEARDTIASPLHKDVFDLRTGACYTSSDYVLPVWRARVHEGRVQIAPPAELVLASHGTRSAEGAAAISALTRAVRAELAGHAVHDCFVDVQDPDVPTVLEGVDADAVVVPLLLSAGYHVHVDLADAASGHGAAVVTRALGPDAALVDVLVRRLREAGWEATDAVVLAAAGSSDPRAVEDCRRAAAMLGEALGTDVLTGFVSGSLPRLGTAIAEARSGGSRVALASYLLAPGTFHGELLASGADVVSAPLLADDEPPAELVRLVRQRHAEGLASLTPGSFAR